In Pedobacter sp. WC2423, the following are encoded in one genomic region:
- a CDS encoding MOSC domain-containing protein, whose product MRNLILSALLIYPIKSLAGINLQTSLLEEKGLQYDRRWMLIDNENTFITQRKYPSLSLLQVSLGKTHLTITHKNDPTQTISFYYEENIGQPIATSVWGTDCHGLEVSKTVSQWFSTFLETETRLIQMPETERRLVDPRYAQGEEVVSFADGYPCLIISQASLDGLNKRLEQPIPMDRFRPNFVFTGGEPHIEDNFDTFFIGDIPFKAVKPCSRCVMVTVDQQTGTKSAEPLKTLAKYRTINKKIMFGQNLIHQGTGTINIGDQLSIREWKA is encoded by the coding sequence ATGCGAAACCTCATCTTGTCAGCACTCCTCATCTACCCTATCAAATCTCTCGCAGGCATTAACCTCCAAACCTCGTTGCTTGAAGAAAAAGGCCTGCAATACGACAGAAGATGGATGCTAATCGACAATGAAAACACCTTTATAACCCAGCGGAAATACCCTTCATTATCTCTGCTTCAAGTCAGTCTTGGAAAAACCCACCTCACCATCACCCATAAAAACGACCCCACACAAACTATCTCCTTTTATTACGAAGAAAACATTGGACAACCCATTGCAACCAGTGTATGGGGAACCGATTGTCACGGCCTTGAAGTCAGCAAAACAGTGAGCCAATGGTTTTCAACGTTCCTGGAAACAGAAACCCGTCTGATACAAATGCCAGAAACAGAAAGAAGATTAGTGGATCCCAGATATGCCCAGGGCGAAGAAGTAGTTAGTTTTGCAGACGGTTACCCCTGCCTTATTATCAGTCAGGCCTCTTTAGACGGACTCAACAAACGTCTTGAACAACCAATACCTATGGATCGTTTTCGTCCAAATTTCGTCTTTACCGGTGGTGAACCTCACATCGAAGACAACTTCGATACCTTTTTTATCGGTGACATTCCATTCAAAGCCGTAAAACCGTGTTCCAGATGCGTCATGGTTACCGTTGACCAGCAAACAGGTACTAAAAGTGCTGAACCCTTAAAAACACTGGCAAAATACCGGACTATAAATAAAAAAATCATGTTTGGTCAGAATCTCATTCATCAGGGTACAGGTACTATAAATATTGGCGATCAGCTCAGCATCAGGGAATGGAAAGCCTGA
- the cobC gene encoding alpha-ribazole phosphatase family protein encodes MEVYLIRHTAPLIAKGLIYGRMNVPLAESFTQEKYLVLQQIPADLDKVYSSPSLRCQLLAAEISETYVQNEALYELNFGDWEGNTWDAIDRVECEIWMEDFVNLAPPGGETMLDMERRVLLFLNEVLLQPFQKVGIITHGGVIRIILAHYRNIALKDSFSLKIGMGEVFRLSIP; translated from the coding sequence ATGGAAGTTTATCTGATCCGGCATACTGCTCCATTGATTGCAAAAGGGTTGATTTATGGCCGCATGAATGTTCCGCTTGCGGAGAGTTTTACACAGGAAAAATATTTGGTATTGCAACAAATTCCTGCTGATCTGGATAAAGTGTATTCTAGTCCGTCTTTGAGATGCCAGTTACTTGCTGCTGAAATTTCTGAGACTTATGTGCAAAATGAAGCCTTATATGAATTGAATTTTGGAGATTGGGAAGGTAATACCTGGGATGCGATAGATCGGGTTGAATGTGAAATCTGGATGGAAGATTTTGTGAACCTGGCACCGCCTGGTGGAGAAACGATGCTTGATATGGAACGCAGGGTTTTGTTATTTCTGAATGAAGTTTTACTACAGCCTTTTCAAAAGGTGGGAATAATCACTCATGGTGGCGTAATCCGTATCATTCTGGCACATTACCGGAATATCGCTTTAAAAGATTCTTTTAGTTTAAAAATTGGAATGGGAGAAGTTTTCAGGCTTTCCATTCCCTGA
- a CDS encoding adenosylcobinamide-GDP ribazoletransferase, translating to MNQELKLFFTALSFYSRLPGPAYVHQDNAHNLPDSIRYLPVVGWIIGLVTAGVFIGATYLFGEAIAILLAMVASILLTGAFHEDGFADVCDGFGGGWAKDKILTIMKDSRLGTYGVVGLILLMGLKFAALMQLFTETFIAANVITIAGLFIVAHSVSRFAAITLVFNHNYARIEESKASGAVAEGRVINLVIAGVFTLIPLVGLTVYLAQPLLLLLVIPVLLFSFYLGAYFKRWIGGYTGDCLGAVQQLTEVTVYLSYILIWKFI from the coding sequence ATGAATCAAGAACTTAAACTTTTTTTTACTGCCCTGTCTTTTTATTCCAGATTACCAGGGCCAGCTTATGTACATCAGGACAATGCGCATAACCTGCCTGATTCGATCCGGTATTTGCCTGTTGTAGGTTGGATCATTGGCCTGGTTACTGCCGGTGTTTTTATAGGTGCAACTTACCTGTTTGGTGAAGCTATAGCAATTTTACTGGCGATGGTTGCTTCCATCTTGTTAACGGGAGCTTTTCATGAAGATGGTTTTGCAGATGTTTGTGATGGTTTTGGTGGCGGATGGGCAAAAGATAAGATTCTGACCATTATGAAAGATAGCCGTTTAGGTACTTATGGTGTGGTCGGACTGATTTTGTTAATGGGACTTAAGTTCGCTGCCTTAATGCAGTTATTTACAGAAACCTTTATAGCTGCTAATGTGATCACGATTGCGGGACTATTTATAGTCGCACATTCAGTGAGCAGATTTGCAGCCATCACCTTGGTTTTTAATCATAATTATGCCCGTATTGAAGAAAGTAAAGCAAGTGGTGCCGTAGCTGAGGGAAGAGTGATAAACCTGGTGATTGCTGGTGTTTTTACACTGATTCCACTCGTTGGATTAACTGTTTATCTGGCCCAGCCTTTACTGTTACTGCTGGTAATTCCCGTATTGCTTTTTAGTTTTTATCTGGGTGCTTATTTTAAGAGATGGATTGGTGGTTATACTGGTGATTGTCTGGGAGCAGTACAGCAGCTTACTGAAGTAACAGTATACTTGTCTTATATTTTGATATGGAAGTTTATCTGA
- the cobT gene encoding nicotinate-nucleotide--dimethylbenzimidazole phosphoribosyltransferase, protein MITEDLKILIDNKTKPPGSLGVLEDLALQIGAVLGTTSPQFIKPHLVVFAADHGIAKEGVSAFPQEVTRQMVLNFLNGGAAINVFCKQHDIRLQVVDAGVNYDFEDGLPLGDGKIAKGTSSFLHGPAMTTFQAELCLLKGEAVVAEIAAKGCNVIGFGEMGIGNTSSAAVLMSLLCDLPLSDCIGRGTGLNDEQLLKKQQILEQAVANYKGEHDIFKLMAHFGGFELLEMTGAILAAGKRKMIIMVDGFIATAAYLCAYRIDQHIKKNAVFCHESEEKGHRLLLAYLGAKPLLSLHLRLGEGTGCALAYPLLKSAVNFLNEMASFQSAAISNQS, encoded by the coding sequence ATGATCACTGAAGATTTAAAAATATTAATAGATAACAAGACCAAACCTCCCGGATCTTTGGGCGTACTGGAAGATCTTGCTTTACAAATAGGGGCAGTATTAGGAACAACCAGTCCGCAATTCATTAAACCGCATTTGGTTGTTTTTGCCGCAGACCATGGAATTGCTAAAGAAGGAGTCAGTGCCTTTCCGCAGGAAGTGACCCGGCAAATGGTGCTTAACTTCCTGAATGGAGGGGCTGCAATCAATGTTTTTTGTAAACAGCATGACATTCGTCTTCAGGTTGTTGATGCAGGAGTGAACTATGATTTTGAAGATGGATTACCGCTGGGCGACGGAAAAATTGCTAAAGGAACTTCTTCCTTTTTACACGGCCCGGCAATGACCACCTTTCAGGCAGAGCTTTGTTTATTAAAAGGGGAAGCTGTGGTTGCAGAGATCGCTGCAAAGGGATGTAATGTGATCGGTTTCGGAGAGATGGGAATTGGCAATACTTCCAGTGCTGCGGTACTGATGAGTTTACTTTGTGATTTACCACTTTCAGATTGTATTGGCAGAGGCACAGGATTAAATGATGAACAGCTGCTTAAAAAACAGCAGATATTGGAACAGGCAGTTGCCAACTATAAAGGTGAACATGATATTTTTAAATTAATGGCGCATTTTGGTGGGTTTGAGTTGCTGGAAATGACGGGAGCTATACTGGCTGCAGGAAAAAGAAAGATGATCATCATGGTGGATGGGTTCATTGCAACTGCTGCCTATCTTTGTGCTTACCGGATAGATCAGCATATAAAAAAGAACGCTGTTTTCTGCCATGAATCTGAGGAAAAAGGGCATCGTTTATTGTTAGCATACCTGGGCGCAAAACCGCTGTTGAGTCTTCACCTTCGTTTAGGTGAGGGGACTGGCTGTGCATTAGCTTATCCGCTGCTAAAAAGTGCAGTAAACTTTCTGAATGAGATGGCTAGTTTTCAAAGTGCAGCGATTTCTAATCAATCCTGA
- a CDS encoding bifunctional adenosylcobinamide kinase/adenosylcobinamide-phosphate guanylyltransferase produces the protein MLVFITGGVRSGKSAYAQKRVQELCSDPVYVATAKIWDDDFQERVKRHQDDRGPEWTNFEAYRNLHHLPLEGRYVVIDCVTLWLTNFFMDHHNDIDLALADFKKEIDQLLEIHGTFFIISNELGMGLHAETPVGRKFADLQGWANQYVAAKADQAIFMVSGLPMFLKQ, from the coding sequence ATGCTGGTTTTTATTACTGGAGGAGTAAGAAGCGGTAAAAGTGCTTATGCACAAAAGCGGGTACAGGAACTTTGTTCGGATCCGGTATATGTGGCCACTGCTAAAATATGGGACGATGATTTCCAGGAGCGTGTAAAACGGCATCAGGATGACCGCGGGCCGGAATGGACAAATTTTGAAGCTTACCGTAATTTACATCATTTACCTCTGGAAGGACGTTATGTTGTGATTGATTGTGTAACGTTATGGCTAACTAATTTCTTTATGGACCACCATAACGATATTGATCTTGCGCTGGCCGATTTTAAAAAGGAAATTGATCAGCTGCTTGAAATCCATGGTACTTTCTTTATCATTTCCAATGAACTGGGTATGGGACTGCATGCGGAAACTCCGGTAGGGCGTAAATTTGCTGATCTTCAGGGCTGGGCAAATCAATATGTGGCTGCAAAAGCTGATCAGGCCATATTTATGGTATCCGGACTTCCGATGTTTTTAAAGCAATAA